In one Gossypium hirsutum isolate 1008001.06 chromosome D09, Gossypium_hirsutum_v2.1, whole genome shotgun sequence genomic region, the following are encoded:
- the LOC107932798 gene encoding heavy metal-associated isoprenylated plant protein 39 isoform X2 — MAQKVVLKVLTMTDEKTKQKAIEAAADIYGVDSIAADLKDQKLTVIGQMDAVAVVKKLKKVGKVDLVSVGPAKEEKKEEKKEEKKEEKNEEKKEEVKEEQK, encoded by the exons ATGGCTCAG AAGGTGGTTCTCAAAGTTCTAACCATGACTGATGAGAAGACAAAGCAAAAAGCCATAGAAGCTGCTGCAGACATCTATG GGGTTGATTCGATAGCGGCGGATCTAAAGGATCAGAAGCTTACAGTGATAGGGCAGATGGATGCAGTGGCGGTGgtgaagaagttgaagaaagtagGGAAAGTGGACTTAGTATCAGTAGGACCtgcaaaagaagagaaaaaggaagaaaagaaagaggaaaagaaagaagagaaaaacgaGGAGAAGAAAGAGGAAGTCAAGGAAGagcaaaaataa
- the LOC107932798 gene encoding heavy metal-associated isoprenylated plant protein 39 isoform X1, whose protein sequence is MAQQKVVLKVLTMTDEKTKQKAIEAAADIYGVDSIAADLKDQKLTVIGQMDAVAVVKKLKKVGKVDLVSVGPAKEEKKEEKKEEKKEEKNEEKKEEVKEEQK, encoded by the exons ATGGCTCAG CAGAAGGTGGTTCTCAAAGTTCTAACCATGACTGATGAGAAGACAAAGCAAAAAGCCATAGAAGCTGCTGCAGACATCTATG GGGTTGATTCGATAGCGGCGGATCTAAAGGATCAGAAGCTTACAGTGATAGGGCAGATGGATGCAGTGGCGGTGgtgaagaagttgaagaaagtagGGAAAGTGGACTTAGTATCAGTAGGACCtgcaaaagaagagaaaaaggaagaaaagaaagaggaaaagaaagaagagaaaaacgaGGAGAAGAAAGAGGAAGTCAAGGAAGagcaaaaataa